From the Aquitalea magnusonii genome, one window contains:
- a CDS encoding adenylosuccinate synthase encodes MSKNVVVIGTQWGDEGKGKIVDWLTDHARAVVRFQGGHNAGHTLVVNGKKTVLRLIPSGILREGVECFIGNGVVLSPEALLKEIDELEAAGVNASARLKIAEGCPLILPYHVALDQAREASLGAGKIGTTGRGIGPCYEDKVARRALKVIDLFNPERFATKLKENVEYYNFLLTNLLKAEPVSYEDILANTMKLAERIKPMVADVSRTLYDMDKAGVPILFEGAQGTLLDIDHGTYPFVTSSNCVAGAAAPGAGVPPQMLSYVLGIVKGYCTRVGSGPFPSEQENEIGAFLAKRGNEFGSVTGRPRRCGWFDAAALKRSIQINGVSGLCVMKLDVMDGLEEIQLCTGYMLDGKKIDILPFGSDAVTKCEPVYETMPGWTDSTVGVKRWEDLPANAQAYLKRIEEVCGAPIDIVSTGPDREETIVLRHPYGL; translated from the coding sequence ATGTCCAAGAATGTTGTCGTGATCGGTACCCAATGGGGTGATGAAGGCAAGGGCAAGATCGTTGACTGGCTGACCGACCACGCACGTGCTGTGGTACGTTTCCAGGGTGGTCACAATGCGGGCCATACCCTGGTGGTGAATGGCAAGAAAACCGTGTTGCGCCTGATTCCGTCCGGCATTCTGCGTGAAGGCGTGGAATGTTTCATCGGTAATGGCGTGGTGCTGTCGCCTGAAGCCCTGCTGAAGGAAATCGACGAGCTGGAAGCCGCTGGCGTGAATGCCTCGGCCCGCCTGAAGATTGCCGAAGGCTGCCCGCTGATCCTGCCTTACCACGTGGCACTGGACCAGGCGCGTGAAGCCTCCCTTGGCGCTGGCAAGATTGGTACCACCGGCCGCGGTATCGGCCCTTGCTACGAAGACAAGGTGGCCCGTCGCGCACTGAAGGTGATCGACCTGTTCAACCCGGAACGTTTTGCCACCAAGCTGAAGGAAAACGTTGAGTACTACAACTTCCTGCTGACCAATCTGCTCAAGGCCGAGCCGGTTAGCTATGAAGACATCCTGGCCAATACCATGAAGCTGGCCGAGCGCATCAAGCCGATGGTGGCAGACGTGTCGCGTACTCTGTACGACATGGACAAGGCCGGTGTCCCCATCCTGTTTGAAGGCGCACAAGGTACGCTGCTGGACATCGACCACGGTACCTACCCCTTCGTCACCTCGTCCAACTGTGTGGCTGGTGCCGCAGCGCCGGGCGCAGGCGTGCCGCCGCAGATGCTCAGCTACGTGCTGGGTATCGTGAAGGGCTACTGTACCCGTGTGGGTTCCGGTCCCTTCCCGAGCGAACAGGAAAACGAAATTGGTGCCTTCCTGGCCAAGCGCGGTAACGAGTTCGGCTCGGTTACCGGTCGTCCGCGTCGCTGTGGCTGGTTCGATGCCGCTGCGCTGAAGCGTTCCATCCAGATCAACGGTGTGTCCGGTCTGTGCGTAATGAAGCTGGACGTGATGGATGGCCTGGAAGAAATCCAGCTGTGTACCGGCTACATGCTCGATGGCAAGAAGATCGACATTCTGCCCTTCGGTTCCGATGCGGTTACCAAGTGTGAGCCGGTCTACGAAACCATGCCGGGCTGGACGGACTCCACGGTTGGCGTCAAGCGCTGGGAAGACCTGCCGGCTAACGCCCAGGCTTACCTGAAGCGTATCGAAGAAGTATGCGGCGCGCCGATCGATATCGTTTCCACCGGTCCTGATCGTGAAGAAACCATCGTATTGCGTCATCCTTACGGGCTGTAA
- a CDS encoding oxidoreductase: MSTPLNAVLLGYGYAGKTFHAPLIAACQDLRLYGIVSSKPEQLQADWPDARCWPSFEQALQDAAVDLIVIATPNDVHFKQAQAALLAGKHVVVDKPFTVTLSEARELDELAKQQGVLLSVFHNRRWDADFLTLRQLLDSGRLGQISQFVSHFDRYRPEVRQRWREQGGAGSGLWYDLGPHLLDQALLLFGRPLGITAFLATQRQGAKATDYFHVQLRYPATHVVLHGSCLVSGGIPRYAVHGDLASYVKYGLDTQESDLKQGKAVGAEGWGNDPLPGQLIVAEGDVSHCSQWANQVGDYRCYYQRVAAAIRGQDSNPVTAVEAANVMEWLERAVRSAASGREISAEEVL; the protein is encoded by the coding sequence ATGAGCACACCCTTGAATGCTGTATTGCTTGGCTATGGCTATGCCGGCAAAACCTTCCATGCACCGTTGATTGCAGCCTGTCAGGACCTGCGTCTGTACGGGATTGTCAGCAGCAAGCCCGAGCAGTTGCAGGCTGACTGGCCTGATGCACGGTGCTGGCCCTCGTTTGAACAGGCTTTGCAAGATGCAGCAGTCGACCTGATTGTGATTGCCACACCCAATGACGTGCATTTCAAACAGGCGCAGGCTGCGCTGCTGGCTGGCAAGCATGTTGTCGTCGACAAGCCGTTTACCGTCACGCTAAGCGAGGCAAGAGAGCTGGATGAGCTGGCAAAGCAGCAGGGCGTGTTGTTATCCGTTTTCCATAATCGTCGCTGGGATGCAGATTTTCTGACCCTGCGCCAGTTGCTGGACAGTGGCCGCTTGGGGCAGATCAGCCAGTTTGTCTCGCACTTTGACCGCTACCGTCCTGAAGTACGACAGCGCTGGCGCGAGCAGGGCGGTGCCGGTAGCGGTTTGTGGTACGACCTGGGTCCGCATCTGCTGGATCAAGCCTTGTTGTTGTTCGGGCGTCCTCTGGGAATTACCGCCTTTCTTGCCACGCAGCGTCAGGGCGCCAAGGCAACGGATTATTTCCATGTGCAATTGCGCTATCCGGCAACGCACGTGGTATTGCATGGCTCATGCCTGGTGAGTGGCGGTATCCCGCGCTATGCGGTGCATGGCGATCTGGCCAGCTACGTCAAATACGGACTGGATACGCAGGAGTCGGACTTGAAGCAGGGCAAGGCTGTGGGCGCAGAAGGATGGGGCAATGACCCTCTGCCGGGGCAACTGATCGTGGCTGAAGGTGATGTGAGCCATTGCTCGCAATGGGCTAATCAGGTTGGTGACTATCGTTGTTACTACCAGCGTGTTGCTGCAGCCATCCGTGGGCAGGACAGTAATCCGGTGACTGCCGTCGAAGCCGCCAACGTGATGGAGTGGCTGGAGCGTGCCGTGCGTAGCGCTGCGTCGGGGCGTGAAATCTCTGCGGAGGAGGTGCTGTGA
- a CDS encoding heme-degrading domain-containing protein, producing the protein MSLEQDLQIIAQQEALLQFKQFDADTAWLVGCRLREEAIRRGAALAIVLTLNQTRRFQCLMPGATANNKDWARRKHNVVQKFERSSLAIGLDCQRQQTSLQEKNGLPLADYATHGGGFPLLLEGGVCVGSVVVSGLPQREDHQLVVDVLAAMLGREDVPRLDE; encoded by the coding sequence GTGAGTCTTGAGCAGGATTTGCAGATCATTGCGCAGCAGGAAGCCCTGCTGCAATTCAAGCAATTCGATGCGGATACCGCGTGGCTGGTGGGTTGTCGTCTGCGGGAGGAGGCAATACGGCGTGGTGCCGCACTGGCGATTGTGCTTACTCTCAACCAGACCCGGCGCTTTCAGTGCCTGATGCCAGGTGCCACAGCCAATAACAAGGACTGGGCCAGGCGCAAGCATAATGTGGTGCAGAAGTTCGAGCGCAGCTCACTGGCCATCGGGCTGGATTGCCAGCGTCAGCAAACCAGCCTGCAGGAGAAGAACGGACTGCCACTGGCAGATTACGCTACCCATGGCGGCGGGTTTCCGCTGTTGCTGGAAGGAGGAGTGTGTGTCGGCTCGGTCGTGGTATCCGGCTTGCCACAACGCGAGGACCACCAACTGGTGGTGGATGTGCTGGCTGCCATGCTGGGCCGGGAGGATGTACCCCGGCTGGATGAGTAA
- a CDS encoding cytochrome-c peroxidase produces MLQQFCRRSSTMHHSTTLLRISSWLSGFLLLGSLCACTQTGRQAQSGQAAGIYAASSIPDNRQLTQLGRRLFFETALSANGKHSCASCHSPEHAYGPPDGKSAQLGGLDGKQMGNRAVPSLRYLQIVPPFSEHFRDNDGNDSEDAGPTGGFTWDGRAASVHEQASIPLLAGNEMANTSTDQVVRQLKASASANAFMAVFGQDIFQHPAQAFDKLVLALEVFQQNPADFYPYSSKYDDWLRGKAALSRQEMRGLQVFNSPDKGNCAACHLSEWQPDGAFPAFSDFGLIALGVPRNRQLEINRNTAFHDMGLCGPVRQDMQKAEYCGLFRTPSLRNVATRKVFFHNGVFHDLRKAVEFYASRDTQPEKWYPVASNGQVVMFDDLPTVYHGNINRDAPFGGKKGASPALNAQEINDLLAFLGTLTDADARPARSGP; encoded by the coding sequence ATGTTGCAACAATTCTGTCGTCGATCAAGCACCATGCACCACTCCACCACCCTGCTACGTATTTCCTCTTGGCTAAGCGGTTTTCTGCTGCTCGGCAGTCTTTGTGCATGCACACAAACAGGCAGGCAAGCGCAAAGCGGCCAAGCGGCAGGTATTTATGCAGCCAGCTCGATACCGGACAACCGCCAGTTGACCCAACTGGGACGCCGGCTGTTCTTTGAAACCGCGCTATCGGCCAATGGCAAACATTCCTGTGCCAGTTGTCACAGCCCGGAGCATGCTTACGGCCCGCCGGATGGTAAGTCGGCACAACTTGGCGGGCTGGACGGCAAGCAAATGGGCAACCGTGCCGTACCATCCTTGCGCTATTTGCAAATCGTGCCGCCTTTTAGCGAGCACTTCCGCGACAACGATGGCAATGACAGCGAGGATGCAGGGCCGACCGGGGGCTTTACCTGGGATGGCCGGGCTGCCAGCGTACACGAACAGGCGTCCATTCCATTACTGGCAGGCAATGAGATGGCCAATACCAGTACGGATCAGGTGGTCAGGCAGCTAAAAGCCAGTGCAAGTGCCAACGCCTTCATGGCGGTTTTCGGCCAGGATATCTTCCAGCACCCGGCACAAGCCTTCGACAAACTGGTGCTGGCATTGGAGGTTTTCCAGCAAAACCCGGCCGATTTTTACCCGTATAGCAGCAAATATGATGACTGGCTGCGGGGCAAGGCTGCGCTGAGCCGTCAGGAAATGCGCGGCTTGCAAGTATTCAACAGTCCGGACAAGGGCAACTGTGCCGCCTGTCATTTGAGTGAGTGGCAGCCCGATGGTGCCTTTCCGGCATTCAGCGACTTTGGCCTGATTGCGCTGGGTGTTCCACGCAATCGACAACTGGAAATAAATCGGAATACGGCATTCCACGATATGGGTCTATGTGGACCAGTGCGCCAGGATATGCAGAAAGCAGAATACTGCGGGCTATTTCGGACCCCGTCCTTGCGCAATGTGGCCACACGCAAGGTGTTTTTCCACAACGGGGTATTCCATGATTTGCGCAAGGCGGTGGAATTCTATGCCAGCCGTGATACCCAGCCGGAAAAATGGTACCCCGTCGCCAGCAATGGCCAGGTGGTCATGTTTGATGATTTGCCGACGGTTTATCATGGCAATATCAACCGCGATGCCCCCTTTGGCGGGAAAAAGGGCGCATCGCCAGCGCTTAACGCACAAGAAATCAATGACTTGCTGGCTTTTCTCGGCACACTGACGGATGCCGATGCCCGCCCAGCCCGCAGCGGGCCATAG
- the acpA gene encoding acid phosphatase has protein sequence MKHSKPLLAPMVLTLALAGCNSMPAASPTTAGSLDTIQNVVVIFAENRAFDNLYGLFPGANGIPGVNPSSRGAYIPQKDFDGSVLPVLPPTWGGLTVAGQRVTLSQAQTMGWPNRPFQLDDPTGVQGSGTVIGQDVTTRDLVHRFYNNQMQINGGANDKFAAYSDAGGLSMGYYDGSKMALWKLARQYTLADNFFMGAFGGSFLNHQYLICACAPQYPHADAADSPARDSISAIDTDAQGRFLRLTPAASAKASVLDGKPSYKNDGNLTPKDQQGMFYAVNTMQPLYQPSGNAPAANGASQYADTAKASTLPAQTGPTIGDRLTAKGVSWAWYAGGWNAALAARSNIYNGSTPNFQPHHQPFNYYAEFDPLTRQANRQAHLKDFDAEFLQAAQAGKLPAVSFYKPQGNVNQHAGYASVADGDEHIAQVIARLQQSPQWKNMLIVVTYDENGGIYDHAPVPQGDRWGPGSRIPAIIISPYARKGFVDHTQYDTGSILRFLTRRFELQPLPGVLERDAGLRAHGAAPMGDLSNALQLPAQ, from the coding sequence ATGAAACATTCCAAGCCCCTGTTGGCACCGATGGTACTGACCCTTGCGCTGGCTGGCTGTAACAGCATGCCTGCAGCGTCGCCGACAACGGCTGGCTCACTTGATACCATCCAGAACGTAGTGGTTATTTTTGCCGAGAACCGCGCTTTTGATAATCTTTATGGACTGTTTCCCGGCGCAAACGGCATACCCGGGGTGAACCCCTCTTCACGTGGTGCGTACATACCGCAGAAGGATTTTGATGGTTCCGTACTCCCCGTATTACCGCCAACCTGGGGTGGACTGACAGTAGCCGGGCAGCGTGTCACCTTGTCCCAGGCGCAAACCATGGGCTGGCCAAACCGGCCGTTCCAGCTGGATGATCCCACAGGAGTGCAGGGCAGCGGCACCGTGATTGGGCAGGACGTTACGACACGTGACCTGGTCCACCGCTTTTATAACAACCAGATGCAGATCAATGGTGGTGCCAACGACAAGTTTGCCGCTTACTCCGATGCTGGCGGTCTGAGCATGGGCTATTACGATGGCAGCAAAATGGCCTTGTGGAAACTGGCGCGTCAGTACACGCTGGCCGACAACTTCTTCATGGGTGCCTTTGGGGGTTCCTTCCTCAATCACCAGTACCTGATTTGCGCCTGTGCTCCGCAATACCCGCATGCAGATGCTGCAGACTCGCCGGCGCGCGATTCCATTTCGGCCATCGACACCGATGCGCAGGGGCGTTTCCTGCGTCTGACCCCTGCTGCCAGTGCCAAGGCATCTGTTCTGGATGGCAAGCCAAGCTACAAGAATGACGGCAACCTGACGCCCAAAGACCAGCAGGGCATGTTCTACGCGGTGAATACCATGCAGCCGCTATACCAGCCCAGTGGCAATGCACCGGCCGCCAATGGTGCCAGTCAGTATGCGGACACTGCCAAGGCAAGCACCCTGCCGGCCCAGACTGGCCCGACCATCGGGGACCGGCTGACTGCCAAAGGTGTGAGCTGGGCATGGTATGCTGGTGGCTGGAATGCTGCACTGGCCGCCCGCAGCAATATCTACAACGGCAGTACACCAAACTTTCAGCCACACCATCAGCCCTTCAACTATTACGCCGAGTTTGACCCGCTTACCCGACAGGCCAACCGTCAGGCTCACCTGAAGGATTTTGATGCAGAATTCCTCCAGGCTGCACAAGCCGGGAAGCTGCCAGCGGTTTCATTCTATAAACCGCAAGGTAATGTCAACCAGCATGCAGGTTATGCCAGCGTGGCAGATGGCGACGAGCATATTGCTCAGGTCATTGCCCGTCTGCAGCAGAGCCCGCAATGGAAGAACATGCTGATTGTGGTGACTTACGATGAAAATGGCGGCATCTACGACCACGCACCTGTTCCGCAAGGCGATCGCTGGGGTCCGGGCAGCCGTATTCCGGCCATCATCATCTCCCCGTATGCCCGCAAAGGCTTTGTCGATCACACGCAATACGATACCGGCTCCATCCTGCGCTTCCTGACGCGCCGTTTTGAGTTGCAACCTTTGCCTGGCGTACTGGAACGTGATGCCGGTTTGCGCGCTCATGGGGCAGCACCTATGGGTGACCTCAGCAACGCCTTGCAGTTACCAGCGCAGTAA
- a CDS encoding MDR family MFS transporter — protein sequence MENMDATVISTSLPAIAQDLLVDPVALKLALTSYLVSLAVFIPVSGWMADRFGARRIFRSAILVFMAGSILCGFSGSLESFVLARFVQGMGGAMMVPVGRLVILRTTRKDELVRALSYLTIPALLGPVIGPPLGGFITTYFHWRWIFFINIPIGLLGMVLAKRYIEDLRDENVPALDKTGFFLSGVGLSMLMLGLATEGKHMLSANLSVAVSVAGGLLLLAYLLHYRRVNEPLLDLSLLRLPTFHASVLGGFLIRMGIGATPFLLPLMLQLGFGYSPFQSGLLTCSTAVGAIFMKTIVSKVLERFGFKQVLIWNAVLVAISMAVYGLFRPDTPHWVMLLVFVLGGFLRSLQFTSLNAIAFADVAQARMSHATSLSSVAQQLAAGFGVTVAAIILQTTAGLQAHGTLQSSDFAWSFLVMGMLTLLSVAFFWRLDGNAGAALAGRGEDSKKQAQ from the coding sequence ATGGAAAACATGGATGCCACGGTTATTTCCACCTCCTTGCCCGCCATTGCACAGGATTTGCTGGTCGATCCGGTGGCGCTCAAGCTGGCGCTGACCTCCTATCTGGTCAGCCTTGCCGTCTTTATCCCCGTCAGCGGCTGGATGGCGGACCGTTTCGGCGCACGTCGGATTTTCCGCTCCGCCATCCTGGTTTTCATGGCGGGTTCCATCCTTTGTGGCTTCAGTGGCTCGCTGGAGTCATTTGTCCTGGCGCGCTTCGTGCAGGGCATGGGCGGGGCGATGATGGTGCCGGTGGGGCGACTGGTCATTTTGCGCACAACGCGCAAGGATGAATTGGTCCGGGCATTGAGCTACCTGACCATTCCGGCCTTGTTGGGGCCGGTGATCGGGCCGCCATTGGGTGGGTTTATCACCACTTATTTCCATTGGCGCTGGATTTTCTTCATCAATATTCCCATCGGCCTGCTGGGCATGGTGCTGGCCAAGCGCTATATCGAAGATCTGCGCGATGAAAATGTGCCTGCACTGGACAAGACCGGCTTCTTCTTGAGCGGAGTGGGCTTGTCCATGCTGATGCTGGGGCTGGCTACCGAGGGCAAGCATATGTTGTCGGCCAACCTTTCTGTGGCAGTCAGCGTGGCAGGAGGATTGTTGCTGCTGGCTTACCTGCTGCATTACCGCCGGGTAAATGAACCCTTGCTCGACCTATCCTTGCTGCGCTTGCCAACCTTTCATGCCAGTGTGCTGGGTGGCTTTCTCATTCGCATGGGGATTGGGGCCACGCCTTTCCTGCTGCCCTTGATGCTACAGCTTGGTTTCGGCTACTCGCCTTTTCAATCGGGCTTGCTGACTTGCTCTACAGCGGTTGGCGCCATCTTCATGAAAACGATTGTCTCCAAGGTGCTCGAGCGCTTTGGCTTCAAGCAAGTGCTGATCTGGAATGCCGTATTGGTTGCCATTTCCATGGCCGTGTACGGACTGTTTCGCCCCGACACGCCGCACTGGGTGATGCTGTTGGTGTTTGTACTGGGTGGATTTTTGCGCTCTTTGCAATTTACCAGTCTGAATGCCATTGCCTTTGCCGACGTGGCACAGGCGCGCATGAGCCATGCAACCAGCCTGTCCAGCGTCGCGCAGCAACTGGCGGCGGGTTTTGGCGTCACTGTTGCCGCCATCATTCTGCAGACTACTGCGGGACTACAAGCGCATGGCACCTTGCAAAGCAGCGATTTCGCCTGGTCTTTTCTGGTGATGGGCATGCTGACCTTACTTTCGGTCGCATTTTTCTGGAGACTGGATGGTAATGCAGGTGCTGCACTGGCAGGGCGCGGGGAAGATAGCAAAAAGCAAGCGCAATGA
- the rnr gene encoding ribonuclease R, with translation MAQSAKKQKNIPLRMQDPFLEREKLKYSNPLPSREFVLQLLENNGVPMFPEELAAMLSIKNTELGFFERRLLAMEREGQLIINRKGAICAAQKLDLIKCKVSGHRDGFGFALPDEGEGGGVDIFLPEREMKKVMHGDRVLVRPSGVDRRGRQEGKIVEVLDHAVSKLVGRIHQERGVWIVTPEDRRIRHEVLIEPGSQQDAKHGQVVMVEILQYPDAYRQPVAKVVEVLGNYADPGMEIEIALRKHALPHEFPAEVLAQAKSTPKKVRKKDLSKDRVDLRHLPLVTIDGETARDFDDAVYAEKQGKGFRLIVAIADVSHYVQPGDALDQEAVNRGTSVYFPRRVIPMLPEALSNGICSLNPDVERLCMVCDMQINGKGEVKRYQFYPAVMLSKARLTYTQVWDWIQHGTDNPLLPNIQTLYSLFKVLLAARAKRGAIEFDSIETQMIFNEQGKIDKIVPVVRNDAHRLIEECMLAANVCAADFLLKSKQKCLYRVHEGPTPEKLENLRNYLQLVGLTLAGNDKPTAKDYAKLAEQIHGRPDAPVLQTMLLRSMQQAVYTPDNNGHFGLAYDAYTHFTSPIRRYPDLLVHRSIKAVLQGSKYKPGKWAQLGMHCSMTERRADDASRDVESWLKTYYMQDKVGEVFEGKISAVTSFGVFVLLDNVYVEGLVHISELGKDYFHFRKDIQAIVGEKSGMSYRLGDTLTVKVVSANLENAQVDFALVRDTTQPALAAPAGKREKPQHASHTATSSRKQNNHGGRSRNQHGKHADSRQDNVAAVPQAASAASGRARNQRKPAAVPTPVDPRPPVKGEPAKSTAARRKPAGSSVAAQSAGDAVVPAPRSRRKPAASSEAAVPSAPRGRSRNTKKPNSQ, from the coding sequence ATGGCCCAATCTGCAAAAAAACAAAAAAATATCCCCCTGCGCATGCAGGATCCCTTCTTGGAACGAGAAAAACTCAAATATTCCAATCCCTTACCCAGCCGGGAGTTCGTTCTGCAACTTCTGGAAAATAACGGTGTGCCAATGTTCCCGGAAGAACTGGCCGCCATGTTGTCTATCAAGAATACCGAATTGGGCTTCTTTGAGCGCCGCCTGCTGGCCATGGAACGTGAAGGTCAACTGATCATCAATCGCAAAGGTGCAATTTGTGCCGCTCAAAAGCTGGACCTGATCAAGTGCAAGGTTTCCGGTCACCGTGACGGTTTTGGCTTTGCTCTGCCGGATGAAGGTGAAGGCGGTGGGGTGGATATCTTCCTGCCCGAGCGTGAAATGAAAAAAGTCATGCATGGCGACCGTGTGCTGGTACGTCCTTCGGGCGTTGATCGTCGTGGACGGCAGGAAGGCAAGATTGTCGAGGTGCTGGACCATGCGGTCAGCAAACTGGTAGGACGCATTCATCAGGAGCGTGGCGTCTGGATCGTCACGCCGGAAGATCGTCGTATCCGGCACGAGGTTCTCATCGAGCCTGGCAGTCAACAGGATGCCAAGCATGGCCAGGTCGTCATGGTGGAAATCCTGCAGTATCCGGATGCCTACCGACAGCCGGTAGCCAAGGTCGTGGAAGTGCTGGGCAATTATGCTGATCCGGGCATGGAAATTGAAATTGCGCTGCGCAAACATGCCTTGCCGCATGAGTTTCCGGCAGAGGTATTAGCCCAGGCCAAGTCCACGCCCAAGAAGGTACGCAAAAAAGACTTGTCCAAGGATCGTGTCGACTTGCGTCATCTGCCGCTGGTGACCATTGATGGCGAAACTGCACGCGACTTCGATGATGCTGTCTATGCGGAGAAGCAAGGCAAGGGTTTCCGGCTGATCGTGGCCATTGCCGATGTCAGTCATTATGTCCAGCCGGGCGATGCCCTGGATCAAGAGGCAGTGAATCGCGGAACGTCCGTCTATTTCCCGCGCCGTGTTATCCCGATGCTGCCCGAAGCACTGTCAAACGGCATTTGTTCCTTGAATCCCGATGTTGAGCGGCTGTGCATGGTTTGTGACATGCAAATCAATGGCAAGGGAGAAGTCAAACGCTATCAGTTCTACCCTGCAGTCATGCTTTCAAAAGCACGGCTGACCTATACCCAAGTATGGGACTGGATCCAGCATGGGACTGATAACCCGCTGCTGCCGAATATCCAGACACTCTACAGCTTGTTCAAGGTCTTGCTGGCAGCCCGTGCCAAGCGGGGGGCAATCGAGTTTGACTCGATTGAGACGCAGATGATCTTCAACGAGCAGGGCAAGATAGACAAGATCGTTCCGGTGGTCCGCAACGATGCCCATCGGCTGATTGAAGAGTGCATGCTGGCGGCCAACGTCTGCGCGGCGGACTTCCTGCTCAAGAGTAAGCAGAAATGTCTGTATCGCGTACATGAAGGCCCTACGCCAGAAAAACTGGAAAACCTGCGCAACTACTTGCAGTTGGTTGGACTGACACTGGCCGGTAACGACAAGCCGACGGCCAAGGATTATGCCAAGCTCGCCGAGCAGATTCATGGTCGCCCGGATGCGCCGGTACTGCAGACCATGCTGCTCAGATCCATGCAGCAGGCCGTCTATACGCCGGACAATAATGGCCATTTTGGTCTGGCTTATGATGCCTACACGCATTTCACCTCACCGATCCGCCGTTACCCGGATTTGCTGGTTCACCGTTCCATCAAGGCAGTATTGCAGGGCAGTAAATACAAACCCGGCAAGTGGGCTCAGCTGGGTATGCATTGCTCCATGACGGAGCGGCGGGCGGATGATGCCAGTCGTGACGTCGAGTCCTGGCTCAAGACTTACTATATGCAGGACAAGGTAGGCGAGGTATTCGAAGGCAAGATCAGTGCGGTCACCAGCTTTGGCGTGTTTGTGTTGCTGGATAATGTTTATGTAGAAGGTCTGGTACATATCTCCGAACTGGGCAAGGACTACTTCCATTTCCGCAAGGACATTCAGGCAATCGTTGGCGAAAAGAGCGGGATGTCTTATCGCCTCGGCGATACGCTGACGGTAAAGGTGGTGAGTGCCAATCTGGAAAATGCCCAGGTTGATTTTGCATTGGTGCGCGATACCACGCAGCCTGCATTGGCTGCGCCTGCGGGTAAGCGTGAGAAGCCACAGCACGCAAGCCATACTGCTACATCCTCCCGCAAGCAGAACAACCATGGTGGGCGTAGTCGGAATCAGCATGGCAAACATGCTGACAGCCGACAAGATAATGTCGCTGCTGTTCCGCAAGCGGCATCGGCAGCATCCGGCAGGGCAAGGAATCAGCGTAAACCGGCAGCGGTGCCAACGCCGGTGGATCCTAGACCTCCTGTGAAAGGTGAGCCAGCGAAGTCGACAGCCGCACGACGCAAGCCTGCGGGAAGTTCCGTCGCTGCGCAGTCTGCGGGGGATGCCGTTGTACCTGCTCCGCGTTCGCGCCGTAAGCCGGCTGCAAGTTCTGAGGCAGCGGTACCATCTGCACCGCGCGGCCGTAGTCGAAATACCAAGAAGCCGAACAGTCAGTAA